One segment of Rhodopirellula baltica SH 1 DNA contains the following:
- a CDS encoding C1 family peptidase encodes MAKFVPRGLGWQPDLPDGRDYTFRHPEVRRLLLDLPEMLDSEQPDLVDLRCDCDTEYFTAVDDQRTLNASSAFAALSAVEYFERRVAGRTYDGSRLFLYQAARYRIAKAGRDLADSGADLRTTLKVLAQVGVPPEEYWPYSIEAFRSEPSSFLLSLATAPKALRYFRIVDDGCSGQETWRALKSFLAAGFPVLFGFSVPSSLADCPEILFRKAHDAPRGGQSVVAVGYQLNRVGADQDAILIRSSWGQQWGDNGYGWLPASFVCNYLARDYWCLISEDWLDVTELFRPSIITDVN; translated from the coding sequence ATGGCTAAATTTGTGCCGCGAGGATTGGGGTGGCAACCTGACCTACCCGATGGACGCGACTACACGTTTCGGCACCCTGAGGTTCGGCGTCTACTTCTAGACCTGCCGGAGATGCTGGACTCCGAACAACCCGACCTAGTTGATCTACGCTGCGATTGCGACACAGAGTATTTCACGGCAGTAGACGACCAACGAACATTGAATGCTTCATCTGCGTTCGCGGCCTTGTCTGCGGTCGAGTATTTTGAGCGGCGTGTTGCCGGACGGACCTACGATGGCTCACGCCTGTTTCTGTATCAAGCTGCACGCTACCGGATCGCGAAAGCAGGACGAGATCTTGCTGATTCAGGCGCGGATTTGAGGACCACCTTGAAAGTACTTGCTCAGGTTGGCGTCCCGCCGGAAGAATACTGGCCATATAGTATCGAGGCTTTTCGATCCGAACCTAGCTCGTTTCTGCTTTCGCTGGCAACAGCCCCGAAGGCCCTTCGGTATTTCCGTATTGTCGATGATGGATGTAGTGGTCAAGAGACATGGCGTGCGTTGAAATCCTTCCTCGCGGCCGGATTTCCAGTACTGTTCGGGTTCTCTGTGCCTTCGTCATTGGCTGATTGTCCCGAGATTCTTTTTCGCAAAGCCCATGACGCACCGCGCGGTGGTCAATCTGTTGTCGCAGTTGGATATCAATTGAATCGCGTTGGTGCGGATCAAGACGCGATCTTGATTCGCAGTTCCTGGGGACAGCAATGGGGAGACAATGGGTATGGATGGCTTCCTGCCAGCTTCGTTTGCAACTACCTCGCTCGCGATTATTGGTGCCTAATCTCGGAAGATTGGCTGGATGTGACGGAGTTGTTTCGGCCATCCATCATCACTGATGTCAACTGA
- a CDS encoding IS3-like element ISRba6 family transposase (programmed frameshift), giving the protein MDKRRTFSREYKLAEVKKVIEQGLSYTAVAKDLGIGDSLIRKWKKSFDEDGTFQAEVVGSQSIEAELRRLREENRQLKMERDIFKKSDGILRQRKSLRLKFIGECRDRWPIAVLCRTLEVTRAAYYRFAGRGPTATEIKQTQIIQAVKEIRLEKHHDAYGSPRMQRAIVKRGVVCCRNTVAKCMRHAGIQANRRTKFRISTTDSNHDQPIASNLLGQNFTTEAINRVWLTDITYIPTQEGSTYLCAFVDLHSRKIVSWKTSRNMDSELVVGAFDQALTFRKPNAGLIVHSDRGSQFASDHFRRRLAASGLVQSMSRRGNCYDNAPMESFFKSYKTEEAQQIYDTHEHATRGVSDYIERFYNPHRLHSSLGYLSPIDFEQAIKEPSLVSES; this is encoded by the exons ATGGACAAACGTCGAACATTTAGCCGCGAATACAAGCTGGCCGAAGTCAAGAAAGTCATCGAACAAGGCTTGTCGTACACCGCTGTCGCTAAAGACTTGGGGATCGGGGACAGCTTGATTCGCAAGTGGAAGAAGTCTTTTGACGAAGACGGAACATTCCAGGCCGAAGTAGTTGGTAGCCAATCCATTGAAGCCGAGCTGAGACGACTTCGCGAAGAGAATCGTCAACTCAAGATGGAACGCGACATTT TTAAAAAAAGCGACGGCATTCTTCGCCAAAGAAAGTCACTGAGGTTGAAGTTCATTGGAGAGTGCCGCGATCGCTGGCCGATCGCAGTGCTCTGCCGAACCCTCGAAGTCACTCGCGCCGCTTATTACCGATTCGCCGGTCGCGGTCCCACAGCCACCGAGATCAAGCAAACCCAAATCATTCAAGCCGTCAAGGAAATCCGACTGGAAAAACATCACGATGCGTATGGAAGCCCGCGAATGCAACGAGCAATAGTCAAACGCGGTGTGGTGTGCTGCCGAAATACCGTCGCCAAATGCATGCGTCATGCGGGAATACAAGCCAATCGCCGCACCAAATTCAGAATATCGACCACTGACTCCAATCATGATCAGCCCATCGCCTCAAATTTGCTTGGCCAAAACTTCACGACCGAGGCAATCAATCGCGTCTGGCTAACGGACATCACCTACATCCCAACCCAAGAAGGCTCCACTTACCTCTGTGCATTCGTTGACCTGCATTCCCGCAAGATTGTCAGCTGGAAAACGAGCCGGAACATGGATTCGGAATTGGTGGTCGGGGCATTCGATCAAGCACTTACTTTTCGCAAGCCAAACGCGGGCCTGATCGTTCACAGCGATCGTGGCTCCCAATTCGCGAGCGATCATTTCCGCAGACGCCTGGCAGCCAGTGGGCTAGTTCAAAGCATGAGCCGTCGCGGGAACTGCTACGACAACGCACCGATGGAATCGTTCTTCAAGAGTTACAAAACCGAGGAAGCACAGCAGATTTACGACACGCACGAACACGCCACACGCGGCGTATCTGACTACATCGAACGATTTTACAACCCTCATCGCTTGCACTCGTCGCTGGGCTACCTCAGTCCAATCGATTTCGAGCAAGCGATCAAAGAACCGTCACTCGTAAGTGAGTCCTGA
- the tnpC gene encoding IS66 family transposase, protein MDVPKITTDCPDCKPLLEKQQAIIDMLVKQVELLTARLEKVEREGKRQAAPFRKKRKADPKKPGRKSGEDHGKHHRRAVPEQIDETYDVPLPACCPDCGHGELTKTETLVQFQTDIPRVVINRQFNIDAGICCGCGSHVQGRHKLQTSDAVGAAAAQLGPNVHAAMALLNKELGLSHGKVKRLLEMLFEIRVSRSTSCRSMLRTADRLEDAYAQVRRAVRGSPQVVGDETGWRVDGRGAWLHAFVGLTATCYEVDATRSIGPAERLLGIDWSGIFGHDGWAVYDKFTAATHQQCFAHLLRRCESLIQSGTSGALAFPRGVKDLLLAGFEYRNRFRSDEMTAHGMKVMAGRLTMKMWKLVRHPKKHAANERFAKFLENHLDDLFTSLHPPGADATNWRGEQAIRPTVVNRKVWGGNRTEAGALTQSRIMSVMQTCKQRLAGPFDFIRCQLTTTSPLALPLPIAAR, encoded by the coding sequence ATGGATGTGCCCAAGATCACCACCGATTGCCCGGATTGCAAGCCGCTGCTTGAGAAGCAGCAGGCGATCATCGACATGCTGGTCAAGCAAGTTGAGTTGCTCACGGCACGTCTTGAGAAAGTTGAACGCGAAGGTAAACGCCAAGCGGCTCCGTTTCGCAAGAAACGCAAAGCCGATCCGAAAAAGCCAGGGCGTAAAAGCGGTGAAGATCACGGCAAGCACCATCGCCGAGCCGTGCCCGAACAGATCGATGAAACGTACGACGTTCCCCTACCAGCGTGCTGTCCCGACTGCGGCCATGGCGAACTGACCAAGACCGAAACGCTCGTGCAGTTCCAAACCGATATCCCTCGCGTCGTCATCAACCGGCAATTCAACATCGACGCTGGAATTTGCTGTGGCTGTGGATCTCATGTCCAGGGTCGGCACAAACTGCAAACGTCCGACGCGGTCGGAGCCGCCGCGGCTCAACTCGGACCGAACGTTCACGCCGCGATGGCGCTTTTGAACAAAGAACTTGGGCTCAGTCACGGCAAGGTCAAGCGTCTGCTGGAAATGCTTTTTGAGATTCGGGTCAGTCGCAGCACCAGTTGCCGAAGCATGCTTCGCACCGCTGATCGACTAGAGGACGCCTACGCTCAGGTCCGAAGGGCCGTGCGTGGTTCGCCTCAGGTGGTCGGAGATGAAACGGGTTGGCGAGTCGATGGACGTGGGGCTTGGCTTCATGCGTTCGTCGGACTGACCGCGACGTGTTACGAAGTGGATGCGACGAGAAGCATCGGGCCGGCGGAAAGACTGCTGGGCATCGACTGGTCGGGAATCTTTGGACACGACGGCTGGGCGGTCTATGACAAGTTCACCGCAGCGACTCATCAACAATGCTTTGCGCACCTGCTTCGGCGATGTGAATCGTTAATCCAAAGCGGGACCAGTGGTGCGTTGGCGTTTCCGCGTGGAGTGAAAGACTTGCTGCTCGCAGGCTTCGAGTATCGCAACCGTTTTCGATCCGATGAGATGACGGCACATGGGATGAAGGTGATGGCGGGCCGATTGACGATGAAGATGTGGAAATTGGTTCGTCACCCAAAGAAGCATGCTGCCAATGAACGCTTCGCGAAGTTTTTGGAAAATCATCTTGATGATCTATTCACGTCCCTGCATCCTCCCGGTGCCGACGCAACGAACTGGCGAGGCGAGCAGGCGATCCGCCCAACGGTCGTGAATCGAAAAGTATGGGGCGGCAACCGCACCGAAGCCGGAGCGTTGACCCAGTCACGAATCATGAGCGTGATGCAAACGTGCAAGCAAAGACTGGCCGGTCCTTTCGACTTCATCCGCTGTCAATTGACCACGACGAGCCCGCTTGCCTTGCCTCTGCCCATCGCGGCACGGTAA
- a CDS encoding ABC transporter permease, with product MFRYVLKTLWRHRTRTLLTVTGAAVAMFVFCFVGSVQEGLHRLTTGSDADRNLIVFQENRFCPTSSRLPEDYERVIAEVPGVRDVMPIQVWTNNCRASLDIVVFNGADPKQIQQTRPLKLTSGDWQQFESTRDAAIVGRNVAQRRGLKVGDQFTIGELSVRVAGIFESNVPSEENLIYTSLQFLQYSRGLDAAGLVTQHEVLLTDTADPDRVAAAIDQKLRAGAVATKTRRKGAFQASTLSDLVDLIGFAHWLGYACVALVLSLVATTTVMSVQDRIKEYAVLQTVGVRPLRAMRLVLAESTILCLVGGLVGTVLALTALGLGGFAIGAEGATIAFRPSLGLAVTGTVVSVLVGVLAGLVPAIQAATVPIVDALRQA from the coding sequence ATGTTTCGTTATGTTTTGAAAACGCTTTGGCGACACCGCACGCGGACACTGCTGACCGTCACCGGGGCTGCTGTTGCCATGTTTGTGTTTTGCTTTGTTGGTTCGGTCCAAGAAGGCCTGCATCGGCTGACGACGGGTTCGGACGCGGATCGCAATCTGATCGTCTTTCAAGAGAATCGGTTTTGCCCAACCAGCAGCCGTTTGCCGGAGGACTACGAACGTGTGATCGCGGAGGTCCCCGGTGTGCGGGACGTGATGCCCATTCAGGTATGGACGAACAATTGCCGGGCTAGTCTGGACATCGTGGTGTTCAATGGTGCTGACCCGAAACAGATTCAGCAAACACGTCCGTTGAAGTTGACGAGTGGAGATTGGCAACAATTTGAGTCAACTCGCGATGCCGCCATCGTCGGCCGCAATGTGGCTCAACGTCGGGGGCTGAAAGTGGGCGATCAATTCACGATCGGAGAATTGTCGGTGCGTGTCGCTGGCATCTTCGAATCCAACGTTCCGTCAGAAGAGAACTTGATTTACACCAGCCTGCAATTCTTGCAGTACAGTCGCGGGTTGGATGCGGCCGGTTTGGTGACGCAGCACGAAGTCTTGCTGACAGACACGGCCGATCCGGATCGTGTGGCGGCAGCGATTGATCAGAAACTTCGGGCAGGCGCGGTCGCGACCAAGACACGCCGAAAGGGGGCGTTTCAGGCCAGCACTTTGTCGGATTTGGTGGATCTGATTGGTTTCGCACATTGGCTTGGTTACGCCTGTGTCGCGCTGGTGCTGTCGTTGGTTGCGACGACCACGGTGATGAGTGTCCAGGACCGAATCAAGGAATACGCGGTGCTGCAAACGGTTGGCGTCCGTCCGTTGCGAGCGATGCGGTTGGTTTTGGCCGAAAGCACCATTCTGTGTTTGGTGGGCGGATTGGTAGGAACGGTTCTCGCGTTGACGGCGCTCGGTTTGGGAGGGTTTGCGATCGGTGCGGAGGGAGCCACGATCGCGTTTCGTCCATCGCTGGGGTTGGCGGTCACCGGAACCGTGGTATCGGTCTTGGTCGGAGTCCTCGCGGGATTAGTACCCGCAATTCAGGCCGCCACCGTCCCGATCGTCGACGCGCTGCGTCAGGCGTGA
- a CDS encoding IS4-like element ISRba1 family transposase yields the protein MNYTGPNHEADLQFDRSFELLQQLVNFEDANKLFEQQAHTVYTACVVLWMLVYQRLKPDASLENAVKHLLDTRPTYLPENKRLEDNTLSVATGGYSRARSRLPLEVVRWFAEEVSSGILSATEPAVDEQRVFLIDGTTLALAPEKELQQAFPPASNQLGEGVWPCVLLTVFHELASGAAMLPQVGPMYGPEAISETQLARQGFEQLPENSIIMSDAGFGIFGIAHGAIDAGHDILLRMKKVNFQSLQKDAELIEQSEHHKTYRHTWKPTKKNRQTQPDLPSDCQLDVYLHEVQATDTLTLYLVSTLAQDAFASASLFERRYDVEIDIRNFKVVMDAENIRAKSVDTFMKELYTSVVAYNLTSQLRIEAAAFEKVPPRRMSFKRTWTTFQTFLLRHMHTEPERWRMAYQTALSIARKDKLPIRSKRSYRREAYRKRPKNMQFEKRTKPPSKMRDSDLK from the coding sequence CATGTGTTGTCCTGTGGATGCTCGTTTACCAGCGACTCAAGCCGGATGCCTCGCTTGAAAACGCAGTCAAGCATTTACTCGATACGCGACCGACTTATCTTCCCGAAAACAAACGCCTGGAAGACAACACGCTCTCGGTCGCAACGGGTGGCTACAGTCGTGCTAGATCTCGCTTACCGTTAGAAGTCGTTCGTTGGTTTGCCGAGGAAGTGAGCTCGGGGATCCTTTCTGCCACCGAGCCGGCGGTGGACGAACAACGCGTGTTCTTGATCGATGGAACCACGTTGGCACTGGCCCCGGAAAAAGAACTCCAGCAAGCGTTTCCACCGGCAAGCAATCAGCTCGGTGAAGGCGTGTGGCCTTGTGTGCTGTTGACGGTCTTTCACGAACTCGCCAGCGGTGCAGCGATGCTTCCACAAGTGGGACCGATGTACGGTCCTGAGGCGATCTCCGAAACGCAACTTGCTCGGCAGGGGTTTGAGCAGCTTCCGGAGAATTCGATCATCATGTCCGATGCAGGATTTGGGATCTTTGGAATCGCACATGGGGCAATCGACGCAGGTCACGACATCCTGCTGCGAATGAAGAAGGTGAACTTTCAGTCGCTGCAGAAGGATGCCGAATTGATCGAACAATCCGAGCACCACAAAACTTATCGGCACACCTGGAAACCCACGAAGAAGAATCGCCAGACGCAGCCAGATCTCCCGTCCGACTGCCAGTTGGATGTCTATTTGCATGAAGTCCAGGCGACCGACACGCTGACACTTTATCTGGTCAGTACGCTTGCGCAAGATGCTTTCGCGTCTGCCTCGCTATTTGAGCGACGCTACGACGTAGAAATTGACATTCGCAACTTCAAGGTGGTCATGGACGCCGAGAACATTCGCGCCAAAAGCGTCGACACATTCATGAAAGAACTCTATACGTCGGTGGTGGCTTACAACCTGACCAGCCAGCTTCGGATCGAAGCGGCGGCCTTCGAGAAAGTTCCGCCGCGTCGAATGAGCTTCAAACGAACGTGGACCACGTTTCAAACCTTCCTCCTGCGGCACATGCACACGGAGCCTGAGCGTTGGAGAATGGCCTACCAAACAGCATTGTCGATCGCCCGCAAGGACAAGCTACCGATTCGCAGCAAACGTAGTTATCGCCGCGAGGCCTACCGGAAACGCCCCAAAAACATGCAGTTTGAAAAACGCACGAAACCACCGTCTAAAATGAGAGACTCGGATCTAAAGTAA